The Desulfobulbus propionicus DSM 2032 DNA segment GGGAGGAGCGAAAAGCGCTATTTGATGCAATTCGGCCACTTCTGGCTATTATCTTGAGAGTTGAGGTTTCACAATGAGCCCTGGAAGGTGGACACTGTTTCAACAGAATAACGAGGTGGTGGGCGCGAAATTGAACAGCCTGTGGTGGTTGTTCCATTTCCCCTCCATAAAAAGGTGACGCCATGAAATACACATTTGAAGAACTACTTGCCCGTCGATACTGCGGCGCAAAGACCAGGAAGGGCACACCGTGCAAGCGGTTGGATATTTACGAGAATGGCCGTTGCCCTTTGCATGGCGGCCTATCCACCGGCCCGACCACCGAAGAGGGCAAGCGATGTGCCGCGCTCAATGGGAATTGTCCCAAAAAGAAGCGGAGCCCCTGAGATGTTGGGAAATGTTAAGGTTGGTGGAGAACCAAACCCCATGGGAACTAGAGAAAACCTGAGCCTGAAAAAGCGGAGTCCATGGGTGGTCACGAAAAGTAACGTTCTGCCTGTTTATCCCCCTGACCGGATCACCGGCAGGGGATTTTTTTTGCCCTGTGGCGGCCATGATTTTTTTCAAAGGTAGCACCGAGGTAGCACCAAAAAAAAAAGGGTTTAGAGAATGAACTCTAAACCCTTGATTTTCTGGCGCGCCTGGAGAGATTCGAACTCCCGACCTACGGATTCGTAGTCCGGCGCTCTATCCAGCTGAGCTACAGGCGCAAAACGGTTTCCTCATATACTCTGAACCGGGGAGATATTCAAGCACTTTCTTTCATTGTGTTGCTTGAACGCCCGCTTGGCTATGTTCTGGCCGTGGCCGAGCGTCAGCGCCCACCCTCGGCTTCGAGGTAGTCGATCTGATGTTCCGATGGTTTCATCTCCACCCTGGGGATGATATCGATCCGTGCCCGGTGCTTGGCCTCCAGCTCGGCCAGTTCCGCTCGTTTTTTGTTGAGCAGGTACTGGGCCACATCAAGGGGAAAACGGCATTCGACCCGGCCCACCTTCTTGCGGGTGATGCCAGTCTGGATGCGGCGGAGATAGTAGAGGGCCAGGGTTTCCACCGAGCGTACCGTGCCTCGGCCCTGGCAATACTCGCAGGTCCGGTAGCTGCCCTTCTCGATGGGCGCGCCCATTTTCTGCCGAGAAATTTGCATCAGGCCAAAGCGCGAGATTTTGCTGATGTCGACCTTGGCTTTGTCGCGCTTCATGCTCATCTTCACCTGGCGCTCGACCTCGCGGATATGCTTTTTATTGCGCATGTCGATGAAGTCGACCACGATTAGGCCGCCCAGGTCGCGCAGTCTGAGCTGTCGAGCCAGCTCCGCGGCCGCCTCCATGTTGGCGAGGAAGATTGTCTCGTCAAAATCCGAGTTTTTCGAGGTTCGACCGGAGTTGACGTCGATGGCCACCAGGGCCTCGGTGGGATTGATCACGATTGAGCCACCCGAGGGCAGGGGCACCTGCGGCTTGAAGATCGACTCGATCTGCTCCTCGATATTGTACTGGTTGAAGATGGGCTTGGCGCTGCGATGCAGCCGCACCTTAACCTGGCGCTGCTTGGCCGGCAGCTGCTCGATGAAAGCGTTGACATTATCGAGCGACTCCTCGGTGTCGACCAGAATTTCCTTGATCTCGGGAAAGAAATGATCGCGGAGGAAGCGGACAACCGTGTCCTGTTCCTCGTAGACTAAGGCCGGTGCATCCATGGTCTGGCCACGTTTCTTGATTTCTTCCCACAGTTCGAGCAGGGTGTTGAGATCCTTTTCGAGTATGGCCTTGGTGGTCTCGGCGCTGGCCGTGCGGATGATGTAGCCGATGCCCTCGGGAATCTCGAACTCACTCATGATCTCACGCAGGTTGGTCCGCCGTTCCTCGCCGACGATCTTGCGCGAGATGCCGGCGCTGTCGCTGCCAGGCATGAGCACCAGGCAGCGGCCGGGCAGGGAAAGGTAGGTGGTCATGTTGGCGCCCTTGTTGCCGGTCACCTCCTTCACAACTTGGACCAGCACTTCCTGGCCTTTCTGCATCACTTCCTCGATCTTCAGCTTTTTCCACTGGTGCTGGGCGATCAGGTTGCGGCAGCGTTCGTTGACATCCTGGCGGTAGTATTCGGGGTGGATTTCGTTGAAGGGCAAAAAGCCGTTGCGGCCGGTGCCGATGTCGACAAAGGCGGCCTGCAGGTTGGCCTCGATGGACACAATCCGGCCTTTGTAGATGTTGTTCTTGGTCGGTTCGCGATCGATGGTGGTGACATGGAAGGATTCCAGCCGGCCGTCTTCCACCAGGGCGATGCGACACTCTTCCGGTTCCTCGGCATTGATCAGTAGTTTGTAGGTGGCAGCCTTTTGCGGAATTTCAGATTCTTCGTCCTCGACCCGGTCTGTCTCCTCGTCCTCATCGCGGTCCGGTTCGATCATGGGGGCGATGGCACTGTCCGTTTCCTCGGCACTTGGTGCGTCCTCGCCAGGGGCTGCTTCCGCCTGTTTGCCGCGCTTCCTCCCGCCTCGACGTGGCCGCCTTTTTTTGGGCAGGGCCGCTTCCTCGCCGGGTTCGCCGTCGTCCGACGGTTCCAAGGCCGGACCCTGTTCTTCGGAGGCCGCGCTGTCCGCAGCGGCGGCAACCGGTTGGGAGACGTTCTCGACCGTCTCCGTGGAGGCCGATTCGGCCGGTTCGGTCACCGATGCTGCCGAGACGACCGGGGCAGGCGGGGAATCGGGTTCGATCACGACCGGCTCGGCCTCCTCCGATGGCGCGACAACCGAAGAGGGCGCGGCCGCGAGGGCGTCGCCGGCCGGAGGAGTTTCCGAGGGTGATTCAAGGGCAGGGGGCAGGGTGGATGCGATCTGCCCCTCGGCGTCGGATCGTGACGATGGGAGAGGAAGGACCATCTGGTCAGGCTGCGCTTCGGCAGGCTCCAGGGAAGCAGCGTCTGACGGAGCAACCATCTTGACGCTTTCCTTGGATGCGGCGCGGGGCACGCTTTTCCACCAGGCGCCGGTTTTCGCCTTGCGCGCTGGTGGGGCTTTTTCTCTTCTTTCTTTTTCGTCTTTTTCGTTGGGATCGTTTGCTGTCATTCGTTTCCTGTGGGTAATTTTTTCAGGCAACGTCCTCTACTCCAAGCAGGAGCGTGCCCCTTGCAAAGGAGTCGCGCCTGGCTGCCGCCTCATCGGGCATGCTGATAAAAGCGCTTGTCGCCGTGATCCTGCCACTGCAGGATACCAGAAAGTATCAGCGGTTCAAGGAGTTGCTCAACTTTATCCGGACCGCCGAGATGGAAGGTCCGGTCTATGTCAGCAGCGGTGCAAGGCCGCCGTTGGACCATTTCTACAATTTCCTGCACCAGTGCCTCCGGAGATGTTCCATCGGCAGCCGGCGTGGGGAGCGGTTCGTCCGTCTGCACCTGTAGCGGCGCAGTCCCTTCCGCTTCCGCGACAAAGGGCAGGTCAACCGGCAGGGCAAGGGCTTGGTGCAGGGCGCGGGCAACGGTGGTCAAACGCTCGCTGGACACAGGCAGGGCGAATTGTTCCGCGGGCGGCCGGACGACCGTGTTGAGTTGGATGCGATCAATGCGCATTGGCCGGAGCGCTTCAATCAGGGCCTCGATATCCTCGGGCCGGTCATTGACGCCGCGCACCAGCAAGATTTCCAGCCAGAGTTTGCCCGGGTAGGCGTGGGAGAAACTCGTCAATCCTGCGATGACCGCATCCAGAGCGAGGCCGTCGATTGGCCGGTCAACGCGGCGAAAGCTGTCCTCGCGCGCCGCGTCAAGCGAGGGAATAACCAAATCCGCAGCCATCAGGTCCCGTTGCACCTCCGGATCCGTGAGGGTTGTTCCGTTGGTCAGCACAGCCACCGGTTTAGTCGTTTTCTGCTTGATGTGGCGCAGGATGCCCCCGAGACCGCGTTCCAGGGTCGGTTCGCCCTTGGCGGTGACGGTCAGTACATCCACCTCGGCCATCCTTCGGCTGTCCGCGCACACTGCATCGATCTCGGCGGCAATTCCGGCCGGGTCGGCGTAGGTGCCGCGCTGGCCGACAGGAACGGCGGTTTTGCCCACCTCACAGTAGATACAGTTGAGATTGCAGATTTTACTCGGAAAAAGATCGATGCCGAGGGAGCGGCCAAGTCGCCGGGAATTCACCGGGCCGAAGATACATTTCATGCAGCGCTGTGCGTGTTGATGCCGCTGTGAAAGGCATGGATAAGGGGATGATGCAAGCCTTGGAAAATCAAGTCATTAGACCCGATAGTGACAGCGGATACTTAAACCAATTTCCACGGTGACGCAAGGCAAATCTACGACTTTTCGCTTGACACAAATCTGGCGGACACGTACATTCGGCCCTGTTATCAGTGATTATTGTTGTTTCATTTCTTTAATCGCTCCAACCAGTTGAGGTCTACCAAATGCGCGCACGGCTTCTTTCTGCGCGTCCGTCCTCCTGTCTTGTCCTCTTTTCAAAGGAGCCGATCGAGGTGCAGTTTACCATTCCATCCTCCCCGATCCTTGCACTGCTTTTTCCGCTCTTCACCTGCCTTGTTTTCTGTCCTGCTCAAGCCTCCGCCGTGTCGGTGGATGCCCGACAGTGGGAGATTACCGCCGATAAAATGACCAGATACGAAAATCCTCCCCGTATCGAGGCCGAAGGCAACGTGATCCTGGAAAAAAAGGAACCGGTGAGTGCCGTCCCGTCGCGCAAGGTATCACCCTGGAGCGACCTGCTGGGAGACGAGCCCAGCGGCAATACAGCCAAACAGCAGGGAAAACCGACCACCGAGCTGAAAACCGTGACCACGGTCAAGGCCGACTGGGTCAGCTATGACATTACCCAAGGGGTCCTGGAAACCAGGGGCCATTTGTTGATCGACGTCGGTCCCGACCAGCTGACCGCGGATTCCGGCCGTATCGATCTGGAAAAATCCACCGGACGCTTTGAAAGTGCCGTGGTCGTCCGTCAGGACAAGCAATTGCATTTCGAAGGGGAAGTGATCGAGAAAACCGGTGAATTGACCTACCATATCGAAGACGGCTGGGTGGTCACCTGTAAACTCCACCCCGGGGAAGTCCCGCCCTGGAGTTTCGCCGCCGCCGAGACGGAACTCACCGATGGCGGCTACGCCTTTCTCAAGCACGCCACCTTCCGCATCAAGGATATCCCGGTGCTCTATTCGCCGGTCATGGTGCTGCCTGCCAAGCGCAAGCGCCAGACCGGCTTTCTCTTTCCCATGGTGTTCATGTCGGATCGCGACGGATTCAGCCTGGAAACCCCCTTCTTCATCGACCTCTCCCCGAGCAGCGACATCACCCTCTATCCCCGGTATTTCGCCAACCGGGGCTTCATGAGTGGCGCCGAATTCCGCTATGTCCTCGATGAAGACAGCAAGGGCATGCTCATGGGCAACTATCTGGAAGACGAGTTGTCCGATCCCTCAGAGGTGGACTATTACGAAGACGGCGATTTCACCCACACCAATTCCGAACGCTACTGGATTCGCGGCAAGGCGGATCATGACAAGGGGCCCTGGAGTACACGGTTGGATCTGGATATCGTCTCCGACCTGGACTACCTGCGGGAGTTCAATACCGGCGCTACCAGTTTCACCGCCA contains these protein-coding regions:
- a CDS encoding HGGxSTG domain-containing protein, which produces MKYTFEELLARRYCGAKTRKGTPCKRLDIYENGRCPLHGGLSTGPTTEEGKRCAALNGNCPKKKRSP
- a CDS encoding radical SAM protein is translated as MKCIFGPVNSRRLGRSLGIDLFPSKICNLNCIYCEVGKTAVPVGQRGTYADPAGIAAEIDAVCADSRRMAEVDVLTVTAKGEPTLERGLGGILRHIKQKTTKPVAVLTNGTTLTDPEVQRDLMAADLVIPSLDAAREDSFRRVDRPIDGLALDAVIAGLTSFSHAYPGKLWLEILLVRGVNDRPEDIEALIEALRPMRIDRIQLNTVVRPPAEQFALPVSSERLTTVARALHQALALPVDLPFVAEAEGTAPLQVQTDEPLPTPAADGTSPEALVQEIVEMVQRRPCTAADIDRTFHLGGPDKVEQLLEPLILSGILQWQDHGDKRFYQHAR
- a CDS encoding Rne/Rng family ribonuclease produces the protein MTANDPNEKDEKERREKAPPARKAKTGAWWKSVPRAASKESVKMVAPSDAASLEPAEAQPDQMVLPLPSSRSDAEGQIASTLPPALESPSETPPAGDALAAAPSSVVAPSEEAEPVVIEPDSPPAPVVSAASVTEPAESASTETVENVSQPVAAAADSAASEEQGPALEPSDDGEPGEEAALPKKRRPRRGGRKRGKQAEAAPGEDAPSAEETDSAIAPMIEPDRDEDEETDRVEDEESEIPQKAATYKLLINAEEPEECRIALVEDGRLESFHVTTIDREPTKNNIYKGRIVSIEANLQAAFVDIGTGRNGFLPFNEIHPEYYRQDVNERCRNLIAQHQWKKLKIEEVMQKGQEVLVQVVKEVTGNKGANMTTYLSLPGRCLVLMPGSDSAGISRKIVGEERRTNLREIMSEFEIPEGIGYIIRTASAETTKAILEKDLNTLLELWEEIKKRGQTMDAPALVYEEQDTVVRFLRDHFFPEIKEILVDTEESLDNVNAFIEQLPAKQRQVKVRLHRSAKPIFNQYNIEEQIESIFKPQVPLPSGGSIVINPTEALVAIDVNSGRTSKNSDFDETIFLANMEAAAELARQLRLRDLGGLIVVDFIDMRNKKHIREVERQVKMSMKRDKAKVDISKISRFGLMQISRQKMGAPIEKGSYRTCEYCQGRGTVRSVETLALYYLRRIQTGITRKKVGRVECRFPLDVAQYLLNKKRAELAELEAKHRARIDIIPRVEMKPSEHQIDYLEAEGGR